Sequence from the Nymphaea colorata isolate Beijing-Zhang1983 chromosome 9, ASM883128v2, whole genome shotgun sequence genome:
TTGGAGGAAATCCAGGAgcatattctttcatacttgCATTGCATTCAAAAGAGTTTATGTTTTTGGCAATCATTTGCTGAGGTGCTTTTCTTTAACActttatttcttgcttcttgtTTCCCTGTTTCTTCGCCGACTCCTGTCCCTTTTTTTGTGGCATAGTTTGGGTTAGTTTGTTCGTAGGcctttatgttgatgattataatttctcttttctttcagaGGACGGATGCTCGCAAAGCATACTTCATGGTCTTCGAGAGGGGCCCTTGGGCTTTCGCTGAAGAAACAATTCATCTGATACGTGGGTTTTTGACAGAGGGATCTACTATAAAACGTCTTTCTCTATCAGCGTCTGCTAGTTTTTGTGAAAGAATTTCTGTTCTAACGCATCTGCAGCATTGCTTGGCCGGTTTTCTGGCACAGGTTTGTCTTATCTGAGAAAGTGTTCACATTATAACATATCCTAACATTCTTTGCAATTTACATATGTTTTCCGGTTGTTTCACTCTGCATTCACTAGTGGCTGATCCGAGCaatcttgcattttctttagCATAATTTGTTTCTGGTTCAACAATTTCTTTATTACATATGCATTAGTTGTGTGAACAATGAACATGTGATTCATTATgttaagtctttttttttttttgtagttttacaTGGAAATTGACTTGCTTGGGGAAGCAATGACGAAGGATTTGGAGAGGTCGTTGCCATTATTGCTAGTTTCCATCAATAATCTTTTTGCAGATTTGCAGCAGTTTATTGTTTCCCTACCTGGCGATGAAAAGGTCTTGGTAAAAGTTTTATGGTTTCTGATATGAATTGACTGAAATATTCTAAATTATGGAGGTCatttgggaaaagaaaatgaataatttttatCACATTGTGATGGGTGAGTTTTTGTATGGATGCATAGTTTATCACATTATGAtgggtgattttttttttatggatgcataattttgtttttctctggTGCAGACATATTCTCTAACAAACACGGAGAGGGTTGATGGCAGTGCACTTGCTCTGAAGTTTATTAGACTGCCTGATGTTTTACAGGAGAAATCCCAATGGACAGACATTGAATTACAAGTTGCTACTAATATGACACGTTTAAATCTTCAACGGCTTGTTGCCTACTTGTCCCAATTTGTAAGTCATCAGTTCCCGCTCTAAGAAAATCCACTGAGAAGTTCTCttttgttgaaaagaaaaaaatatagatgGCCTCCCTTTAGATGGCTATTTTGTTTCCATCTGTATAGAGCCATCAAATAGTGCCCACACTCATTagtatgatgatgatattaTGCTGTTTTCTATTTTTGCTTCTGTTGTTTGGAGACGAGTTTCTCATATGAATGCTCAGGTGCTAAAGTGTAATGTTATGCATTATGATTTATAGGCATTCTCTATGTGTAGAGCATTCATGTGTAATACTTGTTTTGAAGCATGTTAACAATGatcttgtttttatttatgaTAATTTTCGTGATGGTGTGAGTATTTGAATAGCATGTTATATGAAGTCAATGAAGCAGAGCAGTTCCAGAAATGGACATAACAAGTGACATGATATTTCTTACTAATCACGAATTAAAGTTACAACTATCTTTACAAGAAAAGATCTATATATTTTGATTAGTTCCAAATTTGTCCTCTTTGGTATCTGCCTACCTAAGACTGCTTAGTATTGATTCAGATATAGATTTTCAAGAGCTTCAAATGTTGTGCTCCTTAGCAGCACTTGCTATCTAACTGATGGACTATGTTCAATTTTACCTGCTTGCTATCTATTAAACTATTGCTCATCTCCCTTCATTGACTTCGTATGGATTGGTGGTCAGCATGGTTTGCATGGAATTTTTGGGATGCCATTATGTGATATTTGTAGAAAGAGGCTCAGTATTGAGCTGTATGAAATTAAAATACAGAGGAAGAGTTTACATTGCATCTGTTAgtcttccattttcagatgCTTTATCCCTTTCACTGTATGTATGGTCTTCAAAAAGTTCACCTAATCAATGCTAATATTGTGTAAGGGCATGTGAAACTCAAGGTGAAACACTAATCTTTAAATTATACCATCTTGATCTGCCCTATATGGATATCAGTTGGAGGAAGATTATCTTTGGAGGTCATTCTGAAACACTCTTTTGTAGTGAGCCATTGGCTAAATTGCATCATATGCATGTTAATGAGCATACTTTGTATCTCAGCCCTTCTTGTTATCTTTTAGACAAATTTTAGGTCTTTTTATTGCTTATATTTTGACTCATGGCCTGAACTttagcttttaattttttgtgaaGATTTCGAGACAACAGAAGCCAAGTAAAATGACCTTATATTGGTTTCGGTATACATGTGGAGCTGTTGGGTTGTCCTTATGTTCAGCATGGCTGTTAAGACATAGCAGTTTGACAGGAAGTTCTGATATTGATAATTGGATTCGTGAAGCAAAGGAGTCAACTCTTGCATTTTGGAAGGATCATGTGGAGATGCCAGTATGTTTTCTATGTTCCTTTTCTCTGTGTTATGGCCTTCTCATAAGTTTGCCAGTAGAGAATGAGTTTGAAGGTTCTTATATGGGTCTTATAGGACTTGCGTGAATATGGGAAGCTGCACTGATCTGTTGAAGCTTTTgataatttgttaattttttcttgtagaGAACTATTGCTTTAACCAATCTTGTAAAAGGCATATTGTATTGCGTATCGTATACTGGTCAGGCCGACCTGTATATCGTATTGTATTGTATTGTAATGTATCATAAGcgtattgtaatttttttaattcataaaaaatcaggaAGAATCATGACAAATGTGTTCTGTATAAAAAATTCATCACACATGatgaacattcatgattcatcaattttttttttcattattatttctGCATTTAATACTTCTGACCAGACAAACTTGCTATGAAAAATTGATGCCCTATTTTTAGACTTAAAAACTTTGGATTGAATGGTCAAGGAAATCAGGATTATGAGCTCATATTCATCTTGTGTTGTGACTTGTCCACTCCAGATGAGTATTATTCTATGACCAAGAGTTCATGCCTTTCCAGAAAATGCTTTGTATTAACATCCTTTGCCTTTTGAATATGAATTGTGTCTTTGTTAGAAAAATTGCTGTCGTGCAATTACTAGGTACAAGCTTAACATGGTTATTGATACCACTTTTCTCCCAGACAAGCTGGTGTTTGTTAATGCAGTATGGAAAAAAAAGACTTGATTATAGTACACttgtttgaacatttttttgttactttttccATGTGATTAACTAATTTCACATAACTAAATTCAGGTTGTCACTGTTGTGTTACTCACATTAAGTCTATTAATTGGCAGCTTCTGTCCATCAgagatgaactttttgaaacattCAGGAGGCGGCACAAAGGTGTAATGGAGCTTGAGGAAGTGCAACTAACTGCAAATTCTCTTCATAGGTGGGGTGATCTTATATTTCATGTGTACTTTGGTCTTCTGGATACTGAACCTGCTCCATTTTTGCTAATTCATTGTCATGTTGTAATAGGAAAGATGCATCAATCTAGCGCATTTAAACCAGTCCGAACAGTATTGTTGTAAGCTGTAGCCTGTAGGAAATCCTCGTTCGGACTAGCTGTCAAATTTTTGTGTATGGTTTTTAAGCCTGGTTGATGTGTTATCTTTCTCAATTCTTGTGGTCTGCACATTGCTATTTTAAAAACATTCTTCTCCAGTCTCTTGGATGTTCCACTTTATTATCATTGAGGAGGTTAGCATGATCTTGTCATGAGCGTGTCACTATATGTGCAAGTCATGGGTTATGTGATACCAAAGCACCTAATAGAGCTAGTAGTCACTcgttaaaaaaatttcatgttattttcTGCTTGATAATATTTTGTTCTATAGATAAATTCTCCTAAGTTGTATATATATTAGTTGATGATGATGTTCATTAGGATTAACACTTAGCTGCTTTGGTGTCTGATATTCCCTTTAGGTTTGAACAGAAAGAAGTCAAAGAACTATCTGAATAGAAGGCGGcctcttgtttttaattttttctttctagaaaaATGTCGGAATTATTTACACCTTATCAGGATGTGCTTATAGACAACCCTTTTAATTTACGTGGTTTCATAAATaacattttgtttgtttcactgTTTTGATGCTTTCAATTTTGTTTATTGAAATGAATATTTGTGACCAAATGAAAACAACTCATTTCATAAATATAAAGCtactttttttgtttactttttatTCAACTACATCTAGAGTGTCAGTAATTCTTTTGCCACTGTTACCACCAGTTTATCTCCATCACGTGCTTTCTCAAGAGCTGTAGAAATTGGATGTGATCAACGATTTTAGATGCAATATTTATAGTTGATCCAACTATGAATGTATTTCGTTTCTTTTCACTTATTCGCAAGCTTACCATAGCTGTTACCACCACCATTTCAGCCACTTCTCCTGCTGCTTCGTCACTAGTACTACCATCACTAGTATTTCTGCCATCACAACTTCATTCCTACTGCCTAGGTCACCATCATCAATGATACTACATTGTGACCACTTAATCACTTCATGGATTTCATCATCACCATTGCTACATCTATGACCCCACTGCTACAACTTGTATCATCACCAGCTCACCATACACTATCAATCTATCATCTTCCTTTTACTGTGAAATTAAGTTATTTAGATGTTTACTATTTTTataaatcaaaacaagaaagttTGAACATCCTCATAAATTCATGTTTCTATTTAttaaggaaaaaggagaaatttGAAACAAGCTTTACTGCTTTTGTTTTGTGGTCAAATTACACCAATGATTTAGTTAacataagaatttttttttctatagattccaatttattttctatttcttttaacCACATTAAGTGGTCATGCTTCAAGTCTAAGCATATAGTACTTCAAGTTTCAGATTCTGTCAGCCTTGTTATATCTAGAAATAACTGATTATGTTGCTGTTTGCAACAATTTAGAAATGTTTTAATTCTTGTATGCATGTGTAATTTTGATTGGATGCCCATGTTTGTCCAACATGTGGTGCCTTGGCATTGCCAGGTTTTGGTACGCTAGCCCAATGGAAGATGTGTTGCTTTCAGGTCATGTTGTTTATAGGCATATACAGTAACAGACCTTAGAGTTTGTTCTCTAATTTGGTTAGCCTCCTGCTAACCTAGATGAGCATATGAAGCATATTCCTCACATGACCCATCTCATTAACTAGGTTCCTTTGACTTTGTGGCCTATTGTTGACAAAACCCACGTCCTACTTGAGCGTAAGCTGGAAATCGATACCACATGCTGGTGCAACAAACCCACCTTTAGGAATGCACTGGGATGCTTTGCCTATTTTTCATTCTAGATGAGTTAATGGAAGTGGATATTATATAGTAGTGCTACATGTTAACCATAGCAATATATGCAGTCAGGCATGGATGTCTATTTTTCCCACTAGTTTAGTTACTAAGGCCACATCTACTCATACAAAGATGTTCCAAACTGAATCACAAATTATGTGGCAAATTGGTGGAGcacattgaaagaaaaaatcgcCAAAGGGAAAATCGATGGATGCACAGAAAGGAGCTGTGCATGGGAGGGGAGATCGCCAGTTGCTGAAGAGAGCTATGCATGGGAGGGAGTAAGGCGAGAGTGCACAGAGCAGGCTGGGGGGTTGAGGGGTTCAATCACATGAAATGGATTCGATTGAACCCCCAAacctgttttttttaatttttgattttttcaagacAGAAAAGAGGTTCAACTTGGACCTGGACGTGGTTTTACCGCATCCATGGGTGAGGTGCCCGTCCAAAATGGACTAATACGACTTGGTGCAGCTGACCACATTGTATGCATATTAACCGCATTCTGTGCTACCACTGACACTGTTCTTTCTGGGACTTAGCCTGCATGTGCTTTAAGTATAATTTATTGAAGTGTGTCCTAAACTCCacattaaatcattaaattaTCTAGATAAGCGTGTTTTGGTTTGAAAAAATTAGTGTAATTGCAGCAAACCCCATTCATTTGACTTTTGATTGAAGGTGAACTTGGAAGAGGAGGAGCATTTTCATTCATTGAATTTCACACCTATGACATTCATGGTGGAGCTTGTATTTGGTTGTTTGGTCATTGGTGATCTAAGTTTACGACCATGAGAAACTATGTTAATGAGATGGAGTGAATGCCCATTTAAGCTGCTTTTGATCTATCTAAGTTATTCCAACTTCCAAGTACCTGATAATGCAATTTCCAGCCCCTATAGGATAAATCTATTATGTATGAGCAGTAAGGTTTCATTGTGTTATATTTTCCTTCAATGGAGAGTTACTGGTGCGAAAAAGTGATATGATGCTTGGTTGTGCCATTTCACCTAGAATTACAGTCATGGCTGAGATCCAATGTGGATTTGTCATACATATAACGTGACTATTCTTCTTATCACTGTTACATTTCCATTGATGTTGAAAGTTTGAGAGTACACAAGCAATTCAACATTCTGCATTAAATAGGAAAAATCTGCTACTTTTCTTTAGCTTTGAACATTTGTAACAATGAATTCATATATCTTCTCAACatttccttttcactttttcctaGCTCATACAGTGCTTGGTTGCCTTGAATAATTGCTAACAGTGGCCTATCTGTTATTTGTGATTTTTTATTCTACCTATTGGCTATTGCTTATAGAGATTATCCAACAGAATGTCAACTACATTATGGTTCTACATATTTGATGCTGCCTCAGGAGTTACAAAAGTAATATTTTGCTACATGTTGGATTACGAAGTAGATAAATGATGGAACACAGAGAAAATAGGTGCTGATCTGGAGTCACTATTGATAAGGAAAACTGTGTTGCTGACTTAATATATGAATACACTTGGTTAAGTAGTTTTTAAGGTTCTTCTTACAAACTCAGGAACTTCTCTCAATTTGTGATGTTCCACTTCTGTTctatgttttgactgtgcattGGAGCTATATGCTTGTATATTTCTCCAttgaaaatgtatttaaaattgtttaaatATATGTTTGTAAATATTCAAGAGATGGTATTTCTTTAGAAGTATATGTATCTCTCAACAACTTTAGATTGACTAGAAACTTCTTCTATGTCTATTTTGAGGCATGATATACGTGCATATTACAAACAACCATACATGTAActacaaacaaaaaatgcactGCTCTCTCAATGACTTTGCTGGCTGTCTTGCAGGATGTTATTAGCTTTCAGTGAGCAAACAAAAGGTCAAATATTTCCACCAGATGCATCTGACCAAGAACTCCTAGAAATTGTAATGAGCAGGTATAAACGATTTCTGAAGATATCATGAACAttgttttacatatttttttggatattgatgggaaattgtttttcttggaaaattcTTGAGAattcacaaaattaaaaatataaaaaagaatagaaaaaactGTAGATCGTATGAGTCTCTAccatttcttttacaaaaacattgatTCATGTTCAAAACATTTATTTAGAACATTAACTGAaacattaaaaatctgaaatatATGAGAAGATAATATATCTAAACAAACATGAAGTACTtgcaaaaaatatgatattcttgctttgaatttcttttcaaactatcatgatttttttttttcttcattttcctcattttttccatttttagtgtgatttttttaaagaaaacagTGATATTTATGACAAATGTTTTGGACTGGTATATGATATTTTGCTAGAAATATAGGCTAACTTGTTAATCAGTCAAGGTTTAATAACTAGGAATGTGGTTCAGGTATGAAAAGGAGCTCACACatccaattcaaaatcttttgggTGGAGAACTTGCTCGTGCTATGTTGATTCAGGTGCACTTCTTTCTTTGTGTAGTTGGACTTGAAAGTAGTGTTTAAAAACTCACTGAGTCAACTTCTTGACTCTGTTGACTCGGCGTGACTTGGCCCTCTACCTGGTCAACCTGTTTGGGggtctcattttttttatgaaactcAGCATGACTCGGTCGTGACTCAGCCTAACTCAGCCATGGCTCTGCCAAAACTTGGTTTGACACGGCCGAAACTCGTTTGACTTGGTGCAGTTGACTGATAAACtttgtattttgtaattaaCAAGGTGGTTTGTTTACCAACTACTTAATTTCTTACTTGACGCAGATCTTCTAACTTGTTGAAATATGATTTAGAGTTATtggtcatttattaaatttgcatattacaaatgaaaagttaaagctAATTAGGCTTAACTTCATGTATGGtgtatttatttcaatttttaggaCATTGGACTctttgtttttggatttttaattttacttttacataATATGAACAtgtattttgagttttttaacCTCTAGATGGTTGTATTTGATCTGAGCATGATTTTTATTGAATTGTTTTGCATTGATATATTGATTCTTgctacacaatttttttttgaacaatatGCAATTATAAGAGTAGGAGCGGCAGCTTGCTCGTCCAATTTCTTGTTATCAAATGAGAAAATATAACTTAGTCATTACTTGATGTTAGGTTGCCTTATTTGTGAGTTATACATGTATTCaagtcattttacaaattttttgtgtttaattaCAAGTTacaaattgtttttgttttaaaaagaaTGGTTAACAAAACTCGGCCTAAGTCACCAAGTTGACCAGCCGAGTCATGTGTGAAGAATGGATGAGTTGAGTCCCGAGTCACCAGGTTGTACTACACTGCTTGGAAGCATGTTTTACACTCGTATACATACTCTGATccttcaaccttttttttttcctttgcagaTTCAGAAGCTAAAGCTGGATATTGAAACGTAAGGCCGAgtgataattttttataattcttTATGTATGTAGTTcattaagaaatgaaatgattttGCTATTTCTTGACACTTCTTATCTAAACAGGGCAATGCTCGAGTTGAACCAAATTCTTAGAGCCAATGAAATAAATTTTGCCATTCTCGCCGCTTTGCCGGCTTTCTTTCTTGTGCTCATTTTGGTCATGCTAGTGCGCCCTTGGTTCACTCAGGTGAGTAAACGTTGGTGCCAAATTTACTTAAAATGTAGAGGAAGTTGTTTATAAGCAAACTACATCACAAGGAATAGGCATCAAATGGGGTTTTAACATTGATATCAGACTTATATACAAGGTTTCTGGATACTAGGATGTAGggacatatatttttaataacatGAGTAAACTCAAACATACAAACATTATAAGATAATTATGTCTACATGCCATAGTGTGTCAAATTGCATGCTCCATATCATATTGATTCTTTTTCCTTAAAGATGGCATGTAATTGGCATTTCTTTTAATGCAACTGTAAATTCTTTTATTTGCAATTTGAACAAATGTGGATTACTAAGAAGTTTATGCACCCAGGTAAGAGgataaacaaattttatatgcatatgaAATATATAGAGATATACTTACACAGATTGGTTGTACATTCCTGGCAATCTTGTTACCCAATAATAGGGAACGTACATCTTCTGCTCAACTGGCACGAACCAATAATTTGCAGTCCTAAAATGTCTGAATTGATGTAGTGGTGGTATATCTGGAAAGTTGGTATTTATATGATTCTTAGTGGCAACAGATGTAAACATATTCAGTGGCAATTGTAGTTAACAATGTGGTCTGGTCTGGTCTGGTCTTCTCAGTGACTatccataaaaataaaattgtcgAGGAACGTGAAATAATATTACTAATACCTTATAAATATAAACTGTTGGACGCATGCATGTCTTAACTGGCATTTATGCTCGGCATACTTCTGAATGAAAGAGCAAGACATGTAAATGAGAAACAAGGCGAGTAGATTACAAATAAACTTGCTCACCATTTGAAGGAAAGGATACATTATCTGGTTTACTAGGCAGCTAGTATGAtgagtttctaaaattttcattttgtcattcagGGCAAAGGGGCAGAGGGTAGAGGAAGGGTTGCTAGAATTCAAAGAAGGCTTCTTCTGGTAAATGTTGAGAGACAGATTATGCAATATCACATTTGCTTGGAGCAAGGAATGGTAAACTGCTGAACTATCCTTTTGCTGCTAAATATTTTAACTGAGAAAACAGCTGTATCGATGCATTTTCCATTATGAAAAGAATTGAGAATTTATTGGATATAAGTTTTGCTGCATTTGGTATACTATTGAGAATATAACCCTGAAATACACAACCATGTGTTTGTGAAATTTATTAGaagttttttgtttctctctatGTTCATTGCGGAGTACTATTTAAACAAACTGTTGCTCTAGCTACTTCTTGGATCAAACGACATTATTGCATGCCTGGACAACCTACAGCAGCAGCATCTAGCTTAAGAGATCTtggcaactctctctctttcaagttATTAGATGGAAAAATAGGAATAGTTGTGGCGTTTATGAAGTGTTGGCTGTATGGTATGTTATACAGCATCTTATTCTTATAACCTTTTACTGTTAAGACGCACAATGTCCTTGAAATGGAGCTTTTTTTGGCTCTTTTCCGTCagtcttttttatttctcatatGCACCACTACCAGTACATTTGCCAACTTTGTGCTTCACGTCTCATTGTGAAAGCAACAATGAAACGAAAATTACAGCTCAGATTTTATTGCAGTAAGTTATCACTAAAGACCATGATAGTTTGTGTAATTGCTCTCTAGTTAAATGAAACGCAGCTCAAACTTGTTaatgaatgcaagaaaatttacattttGAGAGAGCTTGGTTAATTTTTGGTGCACATCAGGGGAATAAATATTGACGTCATTTATccttcgacttttttttttgttcttgcgTAGGATAAGGATTCTCAATGGATGTATGGACTTGTGATATATACATTGGATCGCCTTTATAGGGCTGTTGAGAGACATGCCAGGGCCACTGGAGAATGGACCTCGTACGTATAAATTTAGAAGTTCTGCTTAagtattttggaaaatttaaCAGGGTCTTGATTAGCAACCAGTTTGATTTATTTGTGAACCATGTTACTTTCCTAATAGTTTGCTCATCTGTGCTTTATCAAATTTATAAACACTTGGGGAAGCTGATTGTCTGAATTCCAGTCTGAGACAGGACATTTTAGATCTAGGGAAGCCTGGATTGCAGAAGGTTGACAAACTTACAATCACCTCACACATGGTACAAGTATATGACTGTCTTCTTCCTTCACCAAAGCGACTGTTATGATGGGTTGCTGTCTTTGTGTTTTTCTATTCAGCTTTGATTTTGATCCAGATGGTAAATTTTCATGCAGAAAAGCagaattcttcatttttttttcttccacacGAAGTGCTgatatattctcttttcttttgattggtttttcttcaatttgcagtATACATTTCAGATTAAAGGGCAAGATTTTTGTCACTCAATTTTGAAATTGCAGCACATATATTCATCAGCTTCACCAGATATTTTGTTGGTCTTGTTGGTAGCACCATGTTGCTCCTTGTATATAGGCGGCAGACTGAATCAGCAGGTAGAATTGACCGAAGCATGGCACAAGTAGACTTTTTTGTGTGATCAGGGCAGCATGGAACATGAGCAGCATGAGCCTGTCAGTTCAACCAGAGTCAGCATTACATGCACATTTCCATTTAGTTGTGAACAGAGGTTGGAGTATGATTGATCTCATGCCTTTGTTCTGTGGTCAACGAATTAAACATTGTTTCTTGGACTTTAaacttgtttgtttctttcccccttcaaaatgaagaaatcttTGGGGTGCACAATCCTATAAAATTCAGTTGAAGGCCCCTTGAATCCCAAGGATCCTTCACCTGGGGAAGCATGATTTGGTCAACCTTGAGTTTGAATTCTGACCATTATCTACCGACATGATGAATTGAATCCTGACCACTATCTACTGACATGGTGGGATCATTTGCTCCTGCTGCAAGTAATTGGTCGGGAATTACTGGCCAGACCCGACCGGCTCATCTAGAATCTAGATGCTACGGTTGTTTGGAGGATGATGGTCTGACTTGCCACTTGTGGGAAAACACTCTGGGGCTGGACGGTATGGCAATGGGCTAGGTCCAGCTGATTTAgccctcacacacacacacaatatatagaCATGTTGCTATGACAATCTTAGCATGGCAAGTAGACACGATCCCCCCACCCCCACCTCTCTCCTGCCGTGCAGAGCTTACCCTTTGTTTTGAAGATGAGTTGGGATCAAATACTATCCGTGCTTGCCTTTAAGACCTTCGTTTTAGTTTATTTCTGTTTGATCCTTAATCAAGTGAGATCTCATAGAGAATAGAACGAGCAACCTGCAGCACGAACGGTATTTTGTTCGTATAAACTATTTGCTTCTGGTGGATCACCAAATTCGCTGCGAAGTTTAGAATCTTTTGGGGCAAATGGCTTGCGGGGAGCCTTGAATAAGATATAGGTATGATGTTAGCAAGACATTGGGGAAGGAGAAGGCATAGCTATTCTCAAATTTCGTCCTCGTGGAGGCACAACCCTTTTATTACCTGCTAAGAATCAAAGACCCTGCTTTGTGTTGTGTTGCATAATTCGCACTCATCGATTTAAAAAAACCCTTGGCCTTCATTACCTTGAGTTTTCAACTACTCAAATAGCAAAATGCATGTaccagaaagggaaaaagagagaaaaaagtgttTTTGGGGTGTTCTGTTGctgtggggggagagagagagaaagagagacttcCTCTCTtagtaaagagagaaaaatatttgaacaaTACTAAAACTCACTCCCAACAGGAAGTTGGGAGTTTTACAAAgtcacacacatccaaaaacaacAAAGATCCTGTTTAGTTGCAGGAACAAGTGCTCTTGGAACAAGATGTCCTTTGTAACATGCATTTTAAGAACTGGAGTTCTTGTCTGTATAGAGAATGTGTAATTTTGTTTGGCATTTGTTTACTTAATCATATTCAATTTcttatccaacatttatttgaatCATTGGACTGACATATTTAACACATAgcttgcatctctctctctccatatacaaaccatcaaacatctatatatgaaataaaacacatacaaaacatataaaaaacatatgaactaataaaatactttcttttctctctctatacaaATGAACTACCTAAAATTCtcatattatgaaaaaaaaatcaataaaacattaaagaaataagccaataaaaatattttctatcccattctcttttcctctctacGCATATGAGAGGCCTACAATCAACatataatgaaagaaaatacctaataaaatatgtaaaaaatatcCAAGCCAATAAAAATACTATCTCATGCTCTTTCTTTGTAAAAGTGTGAACGACCTAAAAAACtaaatactataaaaaaaaaagcctaatgaagcatgttaaaaaaatattctcTCATCTCTAactccctttttttctctctctacccatATAAATGGCATAAACATCACATATAATGAAAGAAAGTATttgataaaatatataaaaagcaTGTAAGCTAATAAAAATATGCTCTCGCTTGCTTTTTTGCTCACTC
This genomic interval carries:
- the LOC116261483 gene encoding protein DGS1, mitochondrial isoform X1 → MASSPDIHSSGKNSVKNLVSNYARSAVARIYGFLPSSDSRLFAVIQQLHGLRRSRRTKKPGLPLPLPSRSLETLTIFAQTSKALELLEEIQEHILSYLHCIQKSLCFWQSFAERTDARKAYFMVFERGPWAFAEETIHLIRGFLTEGSTIKRLSLSASASFCERISVLTHLQHCLAGFLAQFYMEIDLLGEAMTKDLERSLPLLLVSINNLFADLQQFIVSLPGDEKVLTYSLTNTERVDGSALALKFIRLPDVLQEKSQWTDIELQVATNMTRLNLQRLVAYLSQFISRQQKPSKMTLYWFRYTCGAVGLSLCSAWLLRHSSLTGSSDIDNWIREAKESTLAFWKDHVEMPLLSIRDELFETFRRRHKGVMELEEVQLTANSLHRMLLAFSEQTKGQIFPPDASDQELLEIVMSRYEKELTHPIQNLLGGELARAMLIQIQKLKLDIETAMLELNQILRANEINFAILAALPAFFLVLILVMLVRPWFTQGKGAEGRGRVARIQRRLLLVNVERQIMQYHICLEQGMDKDSQWMYGLVIYTLDRLYRAVERHARATGEWTSLRQDILDLGKPGLQKVDKLTITSHMVQVYDCLLPSPKRLL
- the LOC116261483 gene encoding protein DGS1, mitochondrial isoform X2, producing MASSPDIHSSGKNSVKNLVSNYARSAVARIYGFLPSSDSRLFAVIQQLHGLRRSRRTKKPGLPLPLPSRSLETLTIFAQTSKALELLEEIQEHILSYLHCIQKSLCFWQSFAERTDARKAYFMVFERGPWAFAEETIHLIRGFLTEGSTIKRLSLSASASFCERISVLTHLQHCLAGFLAQFYMEIDLLGEAMTKDLERSLPLLLVSINNLFADLQQFIVSLPGDEKTYSLTNTERVDGSALALKFIRLPDVLQEKSQWTDIELQVATNMTRLNLQRLVAYLSQFISRQQKPSKMTLYWFRYTCGAVGLSLCSAWLLRHSSLTGSSDIDNWIREAKESTLAFWKDHVEMPLLSIRDELFETFRRRHKGVMELEEVQLTANSLHRMLLAFSEQTKGQIFPPDASDQELLEIVMSRYEKELTHPIQNLLGGELARAMLIQIQKLKLDIETAMLELNQILRANEINFAILAALPAFFLVLILVMLVRPWFTQGKGAEGRGRVARIQRRLLLVNVERQIMQYHICLEQGMDKDSQWMYGLVIYTLDRLYRAVERHARATGEWTSLRQDILDLGKPGLQKVDKLTITSHMVQVYDCLLPSPKRLL